One uncultured Jannaschia sp. DNA segment encodes these proteins:
- a CDS encoding STAS-like domain-containing protein, whose amino-acid sequence MTYLIRLADFSRYPAGRVEADGDRSGKLYRDTILVPKLRDALSSGTTLTVDMNGIRLAGSSFFEEAFGGLVREGLFDKQDVLQSLQLIGSRPGGRDLVSEVKGYICDAKPQ is encoded by the coding sequence ATGACATATCTGATACGACTTGCCGACTTCAGCCGATACCCTGCCGGACGTGTGGAAGCGGACGGGGACAGGAGCGGCAAGCTCTATCGCGATACCATCCTTGTGCCTAAATTGAGGGACGCGCTGTCTTCGGGGACGACGTTGACCGTCGACATGAACGGTATCCGACTGGCCGGATCATCATTTTTCGAGGAAGCATTCGGCGGCCTGGTGCGTGAGGGGCTCTTCGACAAGCAGGACGTGCTTCAGAGCCTTCAGCTAATAGGCTCTCGGCCTGGTGGCCGCGACCTCGTATCGGAGGTCAAGGGCTACATATGCGACGCGAAGCCGCAGTAG
- a CDS encoding DUF5131 family protein yields the protein MADKTKIEWTDATWNPITGCAVVSPGCTNCYAMKLAGTRLQHHPSRAGLTRDTRSGPVWTSEVRFNEQWLDQPPRWRKPRMIFVCAHGDLFAEGVPDKWIDKVFAVMALAPQHTFQVLTKRADRMRDYCDSITSRSGAERIATAAAWIWGGKNPDGIVDGIMVEIADQSCLPNVWLGVSVEDQARADERIPLLLDTPAAVRWISAEPLLAPIELRRLSGRREGENFDAMAGAFWEAVLPNRYEPISPPLNSVPSPTHRQWTSGAGPRVDWVVAGGESGSGARPMHPDWARSLRDQCAAAGVPLLFKQWGEWLPFSQCRTPEQRETVSRTTRRSNETGNGDQTYFGKTIRRHPDGHFVTSTTPGLRPEQINRVGKKVAGRVLDGVVHDAMPEVAR from the coding sequence ATGGCTGACAAGACCAAGATCGAATGGACCGACGCGACGTGGAACCCGATCACGGGCTGCGCTGTCGTCTCGCCGGGCTGCACCAACTGCTACGCGATGAAGCTGGCCGGGACGCGGCTCCAGCATCATCCCTCGCGCGCCGGGCTCACGCGGGACACGCGATCCGGCCCCGTCTGGACCAGCGAGGTCCGCTTCAACGAGCAATGGCTCGACCAGCCCCCCCGCTGGCGCAAGCCGCGCATGATCTTCGTCTGCGCGCATGGCGACCTGTTCGCCGAGGGCGTCCCCGACAAGTGGATCGACAAGGTGTTCGCCGTCATGGCGCTGGCGCCGCAGCACACCTTTCAGGTGTTGACCAAGCGGGCCGATCGGATGCGGGATTACTGCGACAGCATCACGTCGCGGAGTGGTGCAGAGCGGATTGCGACGGCCGCCGCATGGATATGGGGCGGGAAGAACCCAGATGGCATCGTCGATGGCATCATGGTCGAGATCGCCGATCAAAGCTGCCTCCCGAACGTCTGGCTGGGCGTCAGCGTCGAGGACCAGGCCCGCGCCGACGAGCGCATCCCCCTCCTGCTCGACACGCCCGCCGCCGTGCGGTGGATCTCGGCCGAGCCGCTGCTCGCCCCGATAGAACTGCGTCGGCTTTCCGGCCGCCGGGAAGGGGAAAACTTCGACGCGATGGCTGGGGCGTTCTGGGAAGCCGTTCTCCCAAATCGCTACGAACCTATCTCCCCGCCGCTCAACAGTGTGCCTAGCCCGACCCATCGGCAATGGACATCTGGAGCCGGCCCCCGCGTCGATTGGGTCGTCGCCGGCGGCGAGAGCGGGTCCGGAGCGCGCCCGATGCATCCGGACTGGGCGCGGTCCTTGCGCGATCAGTGCGCTGCGGCGGGGGTGCCGCTCTTGTTCAAACAGTGGGGAGAATGGCTACCCTTCAGCCAATGCCGAACGCCCGAACAGCGCGAGACTGTCAGCCGGACGACTCGCCGCAGCAACGAAACTGGCAACGGCGATCAGACCTATTTCGGCAAAACCATACGGCGCCACCCGGACGGCCATTTCGTAACGAGTACGACTCCGGGCCTGCGGCCGGAACAGATCAACCGCGTCGGCAAGAAGGTCGCCGGCCGCGTCCTCGATGGCGTCGTGCATGACGCCATGCCGGAGGTCGCGCGATGA
- a CDS encoding PD-(D/E)XK nuclease-like domain-containing protein — MCRASLERRVSAPTARTRATSSYLSIQKGLRSLLPSNIAHQSAFRTNRAKFSAISTAPASCPSTSIQAQPRLNPDWVPTVSATFDIGHAAHRAVLGAGVPWAVYPPEMLGRNGAASTSAAKEWADEQRAAGRTPIKAEVEERVLDMAESVSAVLASAGVAFEASRSEMAAFGDVDGVACRCMVDNAPASGPLYDLKTTTDASPEAVTRAVMSYGYDIQVAHYLDTWKAATGEDRSMRLVFVEKEAPYAVTVAEIDGEALEMARRKVARARMLWAECLRSGQWPSYPLAVLRIRLPDYFHARGLEDEAAREDWRAAAGDKPSRAAMAAASDAMNPHKEITR; from the coding sequence ATGTGTCGAGCTTCACTGGAACGACGTGTATCCGCACCGACCGCGAGGACAAGAGCTACCAGTTCCTACCTCAGCATTCAGAAGGGACTTAGGTCTCTACTACCCTCCAATATCGCGCACCAGTCTGCGTTCCGTACTAATAGAGCCAAATTTTCAGCGATCAGCACGGCGCCCGCGTCCTGTCCGTCGACCTCGATCCAAGCGCAGCCGCGACTTAACCCGGACTGGGTGCCGACGGTCAGCGCGACATTTGACATCGGGCACGCCGCGCACCGCGCCGTCTTGGGTGCCGGCGTCCCTTGGGCCGTTTATCCGCCAGAGATGTTGGGCCGGAATGGCGCGGCAAGCACGTCGGCCGCAAAGGAATGGGCGGACGAGCAGCGCGCCGCGGGGCGGACGCCGATCAAAGCCGAAGTAGAGGAGCGGGTGCTCGACATGGCCGAGTCCGTGTCCGCCGTCCTCGCGTCGGCCGGGGTGGCCTTCGAGGCGAGCCGTTCCGAGATGGCGGCGTTCGGAGACGTCGACGGAGTCGCTTGCCGCTGCATGGTGGACAACGCGCCGGCCAGCGGTCCGCTCTACGACCTCAAGACCACGACGGACGCCAGCCCCGAAGCGGTCACGCGGGCGGTCATGTCCTACGGCTACGATATTCAGGTCGCCCACTACCTCGACACCTGGAAGGCCGCCACGGGAGAGGATCGCAGCATGCGGCTCGTTTTCGTGGAGAAGGAGGCGCCCTACGCCGTGACGGTCGCGGAGATCGACGGTGAAGCGCTCGAGATGGCGCGCCGGAAGGTGGCCCGCGCGCGGATGCTCTGGGCCGAATGCCTGCGGTCCGGCCAGTGGCCCAGCTACCCGCTCGCCGTGCTGCGGATCCGGCTGCCAGACTACTTCCACGCACGCGGCCTGGAGGATGAGGCGGCGCGCGAAGACTGGCGCGCGGCGGCTGGCGACAAGCCCAGCCGCGCGGCCATGGCTGCCGCCTCCGACGCCATGAACCCCCACAAGGAGATCACCCGATGA
- a CDS encoding integrase arm-type DNA-binding domain-containing protein, whose translation MKLNNTTIRAAGDGKHGDGDGLWLYRRGGSSKWVYRYTVAGKRREMGLGPFPAMSLAQARRARDAERAIVLAGGDPIAVREGQRASAIAERDRTDPTLEEAIDVIFERMRGGLRGNGERGRWMSPLRVHAIPALGARRLSTIRAHDLMAMLKPIWHAKHPTAIKVSRRLRKVLEGGKMLGWPCDPEDIDRAAFLLGEVRHREVAHAALDWQDAPAIYAALRKVGTSYADCIRWHMLTGVRSMGCRGAAIAEIEGDVWTVPPARIKGREGKVDAFRCPMVPDALAIRDRAQEFGGALLFGGRGNKPVSDVTLMLTLRTLHETATLHGMRSTLRTWAQDNEADREACEVQLGHKVYGKVEAAYARSDLLDRRHALLSAWAEFLNGGSTPTT comes from the coding sequence GTGAAGCTGAACAACACGACGATCCGGGCGGCCGGGGACGGCAAGCACGGGGACGGCGACGGGCTCTGGCTCTACCGTCGCGGCGGCTCGTCGAAGTGGGTCTACCGCTACACCGTCGCGGGCAAGCGGCGGGAGATGGGGCTGGGACCGTTCCCGGCGATGTCGCTCGCGCAGGCGCGCCGCGCCCGGGATGCGGAGCGGGCAATCGTCCTGGCCGGGGGCGACCCGATCGCGGTTCGGGAGGGTCAACGCGCATCTGCCATCGCGGAGCGGGACCGGACGGACCCGACGCTCGAGGAGGCGATCGACGTCATCTTCGAGCGGATGCGGGGCGGACTGCGCGGGAACGGCGAGCGCGGGCGATGGATGTCGCCGCTCCGCGTCCACGCGATCCCCGCGCTTGGGGCGCGGCGGCTTTCCACGATCAGGGCCCACGACCTCATGGCGATGCTCAAGCCGATCTGGCACGCGAAGCACCCGACCGCGATCAAGGTCTCGCGGCGGCTGCGGAAGGTGCTGGAAGGCGGCAAGATGCTCGGCTGGCCTTGCGACCCGGAGGACATCGACCGCGCGGCCTTCCTGCTGGGCGAGGTCCGGCACCGCGAGGTCGCGCATGCGGCGCTCGATTGGCAGGACGCGCCCGCGATCTACGCGGCGCTGCGGAAGGTCGGGACCAGCTATGCCGACTGCATCCGATGGCACATGCTGACGGGCGTGCGGTCGATGGGGTGCAGGGGCGCGGCCATCGCGGAGATCGAGGGGGACGTGTGGACGGTCCCGCCAGCCCGGATCAAGGGGCGCGAGGGCAAGGTCGACGCTTTCCGATGCCCGATGGTGCCGGATGCGCTGGCGATCCGCGACAGGGCGCAGGAGTTCGGCGGCGCGCTCCTGTTCGGTGGGCGGGGCAACAAGCCGGTCAGCGACGTGACGTTGATGCTGACGCTGCGGACGCTGCACGAGACCGCGACTCTGCACGGGATGCGCTCGACGCTCCGCACGTGGGCGCAGGACAACGAGGCGGATCGCGAGGCTTGCGAGGTTCAGCTGGGCCACAAGGTCTATGGAAAGGTCGAGGCGGCCTACGCGCGCTCGGATCTGCTGGACCGACGCCACGCGCTCCTCTCCGCTTGGGCCGAGTTTCTAAACGGAGGGTCAACGCCGACCACCTGA